The window GGTTGCCGTGCACGGCGAGCCAGGGCAGGCGCAGGCCCGGCGAGACCAACGGCCGGCGCACGGCAGCGGTGAGTCCGGGCGCGTCCGGGAAGCCGTGCAGGGTGCGCGGCCGGTCGGCGGGGCCCGGCTCCGGGTGCCAGAAGTGCGGGTCGTCGCCGACTGCCACGCCCTCGAACCGCTGCGGGTCGCCGGAGTCCGGGGTCAGCGTGCCGCCGTCCAGAAGGGTGAGGTACCAGTCGAGTTCGTTGTGCTGGGCGTTGTCGACCAGGTCTCCGGTCAGCAGGACCAACTCGGGCGTCCCACCGCCGACCGGCCCGGCCGTGACCTGGTTGGCCGCCTCCACCATCGCCGCGCAGACCTGCGCGGTCAGCAGGTCCTGGGCACGGTAGGAGCCGATGATGCCGACGTGTTCGCGGAGTGGGTGGTCGGGGTCGCCGTAGCGGTCCAGGAACTCGGCCCGGGCCGGTGACTGGGTGTCGCAGACGTGCAGGTCCGACAGCTGGACCAGGGTGAGCAGCACCTCCTGCCGACCGGTCGCCGTCCTGGTCCGCCCGGTATGCGACTCACCGGGGCCCGGTGCCGGCCGGCGGAAGCCGGGCCCGGTCGGGGTGATCAACGCCGTGCGGTCCGTGGTGGTCACGGGAGGGAGTCTGCCCGGTCGTGGGACGATGCGGTCATGCGGATCGCCGTGACCCAGTTCGACCCGACGCCGGAGCCCGCGGACAACGCGGGGTACCTGGTGGCGGCCGCCGCCCGGGCGGCCGATGCCGGCGCGGACATGCTGCTGGCTCCGGAGGGGTCGCTGGTCGCCTTCCTGACCGATCCGCAGGCACCCGCCCGGGCGGCGCAGCCGGCCGACGGCCCGTTCGGCCAGGCCCTGCTGGCCGCATCGTCGGAGCACGGGATCACCGTCGTCGCCGGCACTTTCGTCCCCGATCCGGAGTCCGGCCGGGTGCGCAACACGCTGCTGGCCGCCGCCGGAGGTGAGCTGGTCGCCCGCTACGACAAGGTGCATCTCTACGACGCCTTCTCCTACCTCGAGTCCGACACCGTCGCCCCCGGGCGGTCGGCGCCGCCGGTGATCGAGGTCGCCGGGGTCCGGGTGGGCCTGGCCACCTGCTACGACCTGCGCTTCCCGGAGCTCTTCCGGCTGCTCGCCGCCGACGGCGCCCAGGTGCTGGCGTTGGCCTCGGCCTGGGTACGCGGGCCGCTGAAGGAGGAGCACTGGTCGACCCTCTTGCGGGCCCGGGCGATCGAGAACACCTGCTACGTGGTGGCCGCCGACCAGATCGGCAAGGCCGGGATCGGCCGGTCCATGGCGTTCGACCCGTTCGGGCTGCAACTGCTCGACCTCGGCGCCGTCCCGGGTGACGGCGTGGTGGACATCGACCCGGAGCGGGTGGCCACCGTCCGTGAGGGCAACCCGGCCCTGGCCAACCGCCGGTTCCGGATCGACCCGCAGGTGCACCGGTCGTGACGGTCCACCGGTTCCCGATCGTCCGCCTCCAGGTGCAGACCGAGCCGCTGAAGGTCGGACGTGCACCGCTCCGCCGCTACGACCCCACCCCGATCGAATCCGTTCCCCGGCTGGAGATCTCGGAGCGCGGGGTGATCGGTCTGGGGCGCGGGCTCGGCCGGCTGGTCGACGTGCACCACCAGGACCACGAGCGCACCCGGGATGCCCGCGGCAACGGCGGGGTGACCGTGATGGGCACCGGGGACTACGTCGCCTTGCGCGAGCGGTACGGCGAGCACCTGGTCGAGGGCATCGCCGGCGAGACGATCCTGGTGGACGCCCCCGACGGGCTGGCCGGCCTGCCGGTGCCGGAGTCGATCTCGGTCGTCACCGCTGCCGGGTCGCTGCCACTGGTGCAGGTCCGGGTCGCGGACCCGTGTGTGGAGTTCGCCCGGTTCTGCCTCGGTCTCGAACCCTCGCCGGTGGTCGGCGACGACATCCGTGCCGCACTGGTCGATCTGGACAACGGCGCCCGCGGGTACCGCGCCGCGGCCGCACCCGTGGACGGCCCGGTGGTGGTCGCCCTCGGGGACACGGTCGTCATCGACCTGCCGGACTGACCGGGGACGCCCGGGTCGGCTCAGCTCGACGGGTACACCCGGACGACGATCGGCGTGTCGAAACGGACCACGGTGCCGGCGGCCGGGTCGGTGTCCAGGACCCGGTTGCCCTGACCGAGCGGCGGGGTCAACTGGACGTTGACCGCGGAGACGAAGGTGAAGCCCCGGTCCCGCAGGGTCTGGACGGCCTCGTACACGGTCAGGCCGGCGACAGGTTCGATGCTCAGCATCTTCGGCGTCCCGACACACACCCGGATGGTCGACCCGTTCTTCGGCAGGTTGTAGCCGCCCATCGGGGAAGTCGCGGCCTGGCAGGCCGCGGCATCGGAGACGATCACACCGATCTGTGCGGTGTTGACGACCTCGACCGGAGAGATGACCAGGCTGTCGGCGGATCCGGTCCAGCCCAAGGACTGCAGCATCTGCGCCGCCTGGTCGAGCGTCGTGTTCACCAGGTCGGGCATCACGAACAGCGAGCTGTCGGACACCGCGACCCCGACCGACAGCCCTGCCGCCACCTCCTCCCCGGCGGACACCCCTTCGAGCAGGATCACCTCGTCCACCGGCAGCGGGCTGCCCACGGTGATCTTGTACGGCTGCAGCCCGGCGTCGACCAGCCGCTGCTCCGCCACCTCCCAGCTGAGCCCGACCAGACCGCCGGGCACCGTGGCGGTCCCGGTGCCGGTCGGGGTGGGGGTGCTCCGCGGTGGTGTGCTCCGCGGCGGGGTGCTCGGCAGCGCGGTGGTCTCCGTGGTGCTCCCGTTCGTTCCGGTGCCGCTGGGCGGGGTCGTCCGGGACGCGGCGGTCTGGGAGGGGGGCACGGCACCGCCGGTGCTGCCCGGTCCTCCGACGGCACCGGGTGAACCTCCCCGCGGCAGCAGGGTGACTGTCAGCACCACGGCCACCACCGCGGCGGCGACACCGGCCATCAGCAACCACGACGGCCGGCGGTCCCGCCGGTCGGGCGGGACGAACCGAGGGACCGGTGTGTCGTCCGGGACCTCGGCCC is drawn from Nakamurella alba and contains these coding sequences:
- a CDS encoding carbon-nitrogen hydrolase family protein codes for the protein MRIAVTQFDPTPEPADNAGYLVAAAARAADAGADMLLAPEGSLVAFLTDPQAPARAAQPADGPFGQALLAASSEHGITVVAGTFVPDPESGRVRNTLLAAAGGELVARYDKVHLYDAFSYLESDTVAPGRSAPPVIEVAGVRVGLATCYDLRFPELFRLLAADGAQVLALASAWVRGPLKEEHWSTLLRARAIENTCYVVAADQIGKAGIGRSMAFDPFGLQLLDLGAVPGDGVVDIDPERVATVREGNPALANRRFRIDPQVHRS
- a CDS encoding PASTA domain-containing protein produces the protein MDPLEEDLRRMLAARARAEVPDDTPVPRFVPPDRRDRRPSWLLMAGVAAAVVAVVLTVTLLPRGGSPGAVGGPGSTGGAVPPSQTAASRTTPPSGTGTNGSTTETTALPSTPPRSTPPRSTPTPTGTGTATVPGGLVGLSWEVAEQRLVDAGLQPYKITVGSPLPVDEVILLEGVSAGEEVAAGLSVGVAVSDSSLFVMPDLVNTTLDQAAQMLQSLGWTGSADSLVISPVEVVNTAQIGVIVSDAAACQAATSPMGGYNLPKNGSTIRVCVGTPKMLSIEPVAGLTVYEAVQTLRDRGFTFVSAVNVQLTPPLGQGNRVLDTDPAAGTVVRFDTPIVVRVYPSS